Proteins from a genomic interval of Sphingobacteriales bacterium:
- a CDS encoding T9SS type A sorting domain-containing protein, giving the protein MVVYQNIEIPSAVEPAPAISDAPALLFPNPAKDFIYIQKHSTYSEAPVIAAFLYDIQGKIVQNLTNTDLQQGIFTGDLQSGMYYLKVIQTQQVSVYHFSKM; this is encoded by the coding sequence ATGGTAGTATATCAAAACATTGAAATACCTTCAGCGGTTGAGCCTGCACCCGCAATTTCCGATGCCCCTGCCCTACTCTTTCCCAATCCGGCAAAAGATTTTATTTATATCCAAAAGCACAGCACCTACTCTGAAGCACCGGTTATTGCCGCTTTTCTGTATGATATTCAAGGAAAAATTGTACAAAACCTTACAAATACCGACTTGCAGCAAGGAATTTTTACAGGCGATCTTCAAAGCGGAATGTATTATTTAAAAGTGATACAAACACAGCAAGTAAGCGTATATCATTTTTCAAAAATGTAA
- a CDS encoding DUF11 domain-containing protein: MDYKINHWSIYRHLLYSLAYLFIVCYTLDAQISGIVYFDGNNDGIKQSNEAGYRNLTVTAYSSSGGTFSGVTNNSGAYVINGTSSATMYRVELSLPFGYNDGAFGNQSGSSVQFAAGNTTNLDFGIYLPNKCDPDLSIRVVTGMGLADDDYSVKSWDYFTDRRDVDNMGSSTTPHTEDITYQEVGVPFGVAVQKTTKLLYFSTVAATLTNIFPQAPDGIDAIYVADYSGPNNTYVGNKLLTNLSNYGISTSALNPVANEMGEYGLGGVAISSDGRYLYVINMGKGNIAKIDISGVTFASIPSGGYTNLNVSEISITGANCSGGIFRPSALSIEGENLFVAGVCDASNSSNLSDLRLRALRTSLSNISFVQVLDYDLSTFTGGGLRAAGWPQRKWSNTWSGTDSEGSSGVIQPLVPSIAFDDNGSMIVGVTNRQVFVDGESDRETGYMLRTWRENNGTFTVENGGVSGPYTSAAKGSSANDGGLPGYYDGSDDPSTAGPGDDWFFEVGRTTSHPYLYNGGALVVPGTGLVLGGFTVPGESSSQTGGRYLDYTTGVSIYGTSMVGMKASVMGDVDAVCNVAPIEIGNRVWLDSNSNGIQDGDELGIAGVRVELYQGATLLAYAITDSEGNYIFSSENKTSTISAIYGITGLSQLSNYTIRVPDVIGGSKQSALGINEITLSNQSGTTNDETDRIDSDGILSGNHAEVSFTTGAFGKNSHVFDFGFRGAPPCSTITISSVQTQPTCENPNGGSSVITASGGVSPYNFIVKKGTTTVASGTGNTSYTATNLSADTYSVTVEDANGCEKNDYTFTLNAPTGCSCEVFYSVVDASCGQCNGEVVLDAPDALINGQNQWYFEFFNNGTATAPVAKINATYNPPESFEQLCPGTYSVKVTGKAGAINGCIQTIPNIIVGGGTSPQVTIVPSGTPTCGGSNITLTATINGGTPPATYSWSNGATGASISVGSGTYTVTATDAEGYTGTATYTISIPSAPTVTIAASGSASCTGGIGGATLTANVTSGTAPYTYLWSTGATTQSISSVAAGTYTVTVKDSKGCEDEATYTLAPANAPTAAISATGTPGCNGAGNAQLTATATGGTAPYTYVWSTGATTASISGVAAGTYTVTVKDSKGCEDDATYTLTDPLAPTVSIAPTGNVTCDGEGGVTLTATASGGKSPYTYLWSTGATAQTLTNVGEGTYLLTVTDANSCTAEASYTVNAPSPIAVNVIAKTDESCDGSNDGTATVTATGGTPAYTIQWSLDGTVVKTGASVTGLADGFYTVTVTDSKGCKGYAEVEIAQGIILAPSLDIDDAECGKNNGSITISVGSAGTYTYTLNPGNVTATSGSSYTFEQLAGGTYTIEVSSTVGSCSETISNIIVSGPDQPVVVFQGTPVNCENKNGSITATASGGLAPYTYTWSTGKTETISGASTINNLTPGTYLLTVVDAAGCEVEGAYNLDEKTPVVVTIASKTDEVCAGANDGTASVLISGGSGTYATIEWKLNGTTVKTGTNVSGLSDGFYTVVVTDSEGCKGTATVEIGPGLEVSPIAQVEPADCDKNNGTITVLAGAPGNYTYVLNPGNITATTGASAVFENLAGGTYSVTVTSSQGCSGTVEGINVAGPASPSVTAQIVTEVNCLNQGGSITATAMGGTPPYTFTWSNGVNEVKSTAPYTSTISNLLAGSYSVTVKDANDCVAVTGETLMPTTPIDIIITGVTHETCYGENDGTASVEVSGGTPAYTILWKLNGQTVAQSANATNLKPGFYIVEVTDSKGCKETINLQIESGVSPTAGTLIAQEPADGQICSEDKLTAITATPPTIPAGYQAAYLLSKDGIVLAVSAIPQFGSGLAPGDYKIHTLVYQSTTFNIGSIIPNSTTISSVNSQLLQGGGDICAALLVNGAMFTVEDCNVDVELTKTASVPSGSSVKIGDTYTYTLSVVNKGPALATGVVVSDVLPSQVQFVSSSGGTYSPGTGEWNVGNLAVNQTKTLTITVTVIAEGDIYNKAEVSEMDQTDIDSEPGNLGDAPAEDDEDDYPLTSVGIVDLELQKDVNQSVVGVGDEVTYTITLTNQGPSDATGVTVSDQLPAQLQYVSSDATQGTFSGSTWNVGDLNAGKTVTLEITALVLQPGDIINIAQVETVDQEDEDSTPGNDVPTEDDQDDAPLEAKQIDLELTKTANATVVNVGDTFDYTITVSNEGPSDATGVSVLDNLPSEVQYVSSTSSVGAYNTNTGIWTIGDLAVNGEATLTVKVKVLEAGSFKNVAQVATANEPDIDSTPNNDNGDQSEDDEDAVPVEGAAADLSLDKSVNATTVGIGENFVYTLVVTNDGPSAATGVEVTDQLPAEVQYVSADGTYNATTGVWTVGNVAVGESKTLNITVKMLVEADGIVNYAEITNSDQPDTDSEPNNDSNTEDDDDQVIIGGIAADLELDKVVDKSIVNLGDTVRFTILVENNGGANATGSYST; the protein is encoded by the coding sequence ATGGATTACAAAATTAATCATTGGAGTATTTATAGACATCTGTTATACTCTTTAGCATATCTTTTTATAGTTTGCTATACGCTTGACGCTCAAATATCTGGCATTGTTTATTTTGATGGAAATAATGATGGTATCAAACAGAGTAATGAGGCAGGTTATAGAAACTTAACCGTCACTGCCTATAGTAGTTCGGGTGGTACTTTTTCAGGAGTTACAAATAACTCAGGTGCTTATGTCATCAATGGTACATCAAGTGCTACTATGTATAGAGTAGAATTATCTCTGCCATTTGGGTACAATGATGGAGCTTTTGGAAACCAATCTGGTTCATCTGTGCAGTTTGCTGCGGGTAATACCACAAATTTGGATTTTGGAATTTACTTGCCCAATAAATGCGATCCCGATCTATCCATTAGAGTGGTAACAGGTATGGGCTTGGCAGACGATGACTATTCCGTTAAATCGTGGGACTACTTTACTGACAGAAGAGATGTGGATAACATGGGAAGTAGTACTACTCCTCATACAGAGGATATTACATATCAGGAAGTAGGAGTTCCTTTCGGAGTAGCTGTCCAGAAAACAACGAAATTGCTTTATTTTAGTACAGTAGCTGCTACATTAACCAATATTTTTCCACAGGCACCCGATGGTATAGATGCTATTTATGTGGCAGACTATTCAGGACCAAATAATACTTATGTGGGAAATAAATTATTGACAAATTTGAGTAATTACGGAATTAGTACCTCTGCATTAAACCCTGTTGCCAATGAAATGGGGGAATATGGTTTGGGTGGAGTTGCGATTTCAAGCGATGGAAGATATTTGTATGTTATAAATATGGGTAAAGGAAATATAGCAAAAATAGACATATCCGGAGTTACTTTTGCCTCAATCCCTAGTGGAGGGTATACGAACCTTAATGTAAGTGAAATAAGTATAACTGGAGCTAATTGTTCGGGAGGTATATTTAGACCTTCAGCTTTATCAATAGAAGGAGAAAATCTATTTGTAGCAGGGGTATGTGATGCGTCTAATTCCTCTAATCTATCAGATTTGCGTCTGAGAGCATTAAGGACTAGTCTATCCAATATTTCTTTTGTTCAAGTATTAGATTATGACCTATCCACTTTTACGGGAGGGGGACTAAGAGCAGCCGGCTGGCCACAGCGTAAATGGAGTAATACTTGGAGTGGTACAGATAGTGAAGGCAGTTCTGGTGTGATACAGCCCTTAGTACCGTCTATTGCTTTTGATGATAATGGTTCTATGATAGTAGGTGTAACGAACAGGCAAGTTTTTGTAGATGGAGAAAGCGATAGAGAAACTGGGTATATGTTGCGAACCTGGCGTGAGAATAATGGTACTTTTACGGTTGAAAACGGAGGCGTATCAGGTCCTTATACTTCGGCGGCTAAGGGTTCATCAGCAAATGATGGAGGTTTACCCGGTTACTATGACGGAAGTGATGACCCTTCTACCGCAGGACCTGGTGATGATTGGTTTTTTGAGGTAGGGAGAACAACAAGCCACCCCTATCTATATAATGGGGGTGCTTTGGTGGTTCCTGGTACAGGATTGGTACTAGGGGGATTTACTGTGCCTGGAGAATCTAGTAGCCAAACGGGAGGGCGATACTTGGATTATACTACAGGTGTATCCATTTATGGAACTAGCATGGTAGGAATGAAGGCTTCTGTTATGGGAGATGTGGATGCAGTATGTAATGTAGCACCCATAGAAATTGGTAATCGTGTGTGGTTAGATAGCAATAGTAATGGGATACAAGATGGAGATGAGTTGGGGATTGCTGGTGTTCGCGTAGAACTCTATCAAGGAGCTACACTCTTGGCTTATGCTATAACAGATAGTGAGGGCAATTATATTTTTTCTAGTGAAAATAAAACTTCTACAATTAGTGCCATTTATGGTATAACAGGACTCAGCCAACTCTCTAATTATACGATTAGAGTACCAGATGTAATAGGTGGAAGTAAGCAATCTGCATTAGGAATTAATGAAATAACTTTAAGCAACCAGAGTGGTACGACGAATGATGAAACAGACAGAATAGATTCTGATGGAATTTTAAGTGGCAATCATGCAGAAGTATCTTTTACTACTGGTGCTTTTGGTAAAAACTCACACGTTTTTGATTTCGGATTTAGAGGAGCTCCTCCTTGCTCAACCATTACTATTTCTTCTGTTCAAACCCAACCCACTTGCGAAAATCCCAATGGAGGTTCGTCTGTTATTACTGCTTCGGGTGGTGTAAGCCCTTATAATTTTATTGTTAAAAAAGGCACAACTACTGTAGCCAGTGGTACGGGAAACACTTCTTATACGGCTACCAACCTTTCAGCAGATACCTATTCAGTAACTGTTGAAGATGCAAATGGTTGTGAAAAAAACGATTATACTTTTACTCTGAATGCACCAACCGGCTGTAGCTGTGAGGTGTTTTATTCAGTTGTAGATGCTTCTTGCGGACAATGCAACGGAGAAGTAGTATTAGATGCACCCGATGCATTAATCAACGGACAGAATCAATGGTACTTTGAATTTTTTAATAATGGTACTGCCACAGCACCAGTAGCTAAAATTAATGCTACCTATAATCCACCTGAAAGTTTTGAACAACTTTGTCCGGGTACTTATTCTGTAAAAGTAACCGGTAAAGCAGGTGCTATTAATGGTTGTATTCAGACTATTCCTAATATCATAGTTGGTGGAGGTACCAGTCCACAAGTGACCATTGTTCCTTCAGGAACACCTACTTGCGGCGGTTCTAATATTACACTAACAGCAACGATAAATGGCGGCACTCCTCCGGCAACTTACTCTTGGAGCAATGGCGCAACAGGAGCAAGTATCAGTGTAGGTTCGGGAACTTATACAGTTACTGCTACAGATGCCGAAGGTTATACCGGAACAGCTACCTATACTATAAGTATTCCTTCTGCACCAACTGTAACCATTGCAGCTTCCGGCTCGGCAAGTTGCACAGGCGGCATTGGTGGTGCCACTTTAACAGCCAATGTAACAAGCGGTACAGCACCCTATACTTATTTATGGAGTACCGGAGCTACTACACAAAGCATTAGCAGTGTAGCAGCAGGTACTTATACTGTTACAGTAAAAGACTCTAAAGGTTGCGAAGATGAAGCTACCTATACATTAGCTCCTGCCAACGCACCTACCGCTGCAATTAGTGCCACTGGTACTCCGGGTTGCAATGGAGCAGGTAATGCTCAATTGACAGCTACAGCAACAGGCGGTACGGCTCCTTATACCTATGTATGGAGTACGGGAGCTACAACAGCTTCTATTTCAGGTGTTGCAGCAGGTACTTATACTGTTACGGTAAAAGACTCTAAGGGTTGTGAAGATGATGCTACTTATACTTTGACTGATCCTTTAGCTCCCACAGTATCTATAGCCCCTACTGGAAATGTTACTTGTGATGGTGAGGGTGGTGTTACATTAACGGCTACTGCTTCAGGAGGTAAATCTCCTTATACCTATTTGTGGAGTACTGGTGCTACCGCACAAACTTTGACAAACGTAGGCGAAGGAACTTATCTTTTGACTGTAACTGATGCAAATAGTTGTACAGCAGAAGCATCATACACTGTTAATGCGCCTTCTCCAATTGCAGTAAATGTAATTGCAAAAACTGACGAAAGTTGTGACGGTAGTAATGACGGTACAGCTACTGTAACTGCTACCGGCGGCACACCTGCCTATACTATCCAATGGTCTTTGGACGGCACGGTAGTAAAAACAGGTGCAAGTGTAACCGGTTTGGCAGACGGTTTCTATACCGTTACCGTAACCGACAGCAAAGGTTGTAAGGGTTATGCCGAAGTAGAAATAGCACAAGGTATTATTTTAGCACCTTCATTAGATATTGATGATGCAGAGTGTGGTAAAAATAATGGCTCTATTACTATTTCTGTAGGCAGTGCAGGTACTTATACCTACACCTTAAATCCGGGTAATGTTACAGCTACAAGCGGTTCTTCTTATACTTTCGAACAACTTGCGGGTGGTACTTATACCATTGAAGTAAGTTCAACTGTCGGTTCTTGTTCTGAAACAATTTCTAATATTATTGTTTCCGGTCCAGACCAACCTGTGGTTGTATTTCAAGGTACACCTGTAAACTGCGAAAATAAAAATGGCAGCATCACAGCCACTGCAAGCGGTGGTTTAGCTCCATACACCTATACTTGGAGTACCGGAAAAACAGAAACCATCTCTGGTGCTTCTACCATCAATAATTTAACTCCGGGTACTTATTTATTGACCGTTGTAGATGCAGCAGGTTGTGAAGTGGAAGGGGCTTATAATTTAGATGAAAAAACGCCGGTAGTTGTTACTATCGCTTCTAAAACAGACGAGGTATGTGCCGGAGCAAATGACGGTACTGCTTCTGTATTGATTAGTGGCGGCAGCGGCACTTATGCTACCATAGAATGGAAACTCAACGGAACTACCGTAAAAACAGGCACTAATGTAAGCGGCTTGTCAGACGGTTTTTATACTGTAGTTGTTACCGACAGCGAAGGTTGTAAAGGAACTGCTACCGTAGAAATAGGTCCGGGATTGGAAGTTTCTCCTATTGCGCAAGTAGAGCCCGCCGATTGTGATAAAAACAATGGAACAATTACTGTATTGGCAGGTGCCCCGGGTAATTATACTTATGTATTAAATCCGGGCAATATTACTGCTACTACCGGTGCAAGTGCTGTATTTGAAAACTTAGCCGGCGGTACTTATAGTGTTACAGTTACTTCTTCTCAGGGTTGTAGCGGAACAGTAGAGGGTATCAATGTAGCCGGACCCGCTTCACCAAGTGTTACGGCACAAATAGTAACTGAAGTAAATTGCCTCAATCAAGGTGGCTCTATTACAGCTACTGCTATGGGCGGTACACCTCCATATACATTTACATGGAGCAATGGTGTGAACGAAGTAAAATCTACAGCACCTTATACTTCTACTATTTCTAATTTATTGGCAGGTTCTTATTCTGTTACAGTGAAAGATGCAAATGATTGTGTTGCAGTAACAGGAGAAACATTGATGCCTACCACTCCTATTGATATTATCATCACCGGTGTAACACACGAAACTTGTTATGGCGAAAATGATGGTACTGCTTCAGTGGAAGTAAGTGGCGGCACACCTGCTTATACCATTCTTTGGAAATTAAACGGGCAAACAGTTGCACAAAGTGCAAATGCCACCAACTTAAAACCCGGCTTTTATATTGTAGAAGTTACTGACAGCAAGGGCTGTAAAGAAACTATTAACTTGCAGATAGAGTCGGGCGTATCACCTACTGCAGGTACATTAATAGCACAAGAACCGGCTGACGGGCAAATTTGTTCCGAAGATAAACTGACAGCCATTACAGCTACACCTCCTACTATTCCTGCTGGTTATCAAGCCGCTTATCTGCTTTCTAAAGACGGCATTGTATTAGCGGTAAGTGCTATTCCTCAGTTTGGTTCAGGGTTAGCTCCCGGCGATTACAAAATCCACACTTTGGTGTATCAATCTACTACCTTTAATATAGGAAGTATTATACCCAACTCTACAACTATTAGTTCAGTAAACAGCCAGTTGTTGCAAGGCGGCGGTGATATTTGTGCCGCACTGTTGGTAAATGGTGCAATGTTTACCGTAGAAGACTGTAACGTAGATGTAGAACTCACCAAAACAGCCAGTGTTCCTTCCGGTTCTTCAGTGAAAATCGGAGATACTTATACTTATACGTTAAGTGTTGTAAATAAAGGTCCTGCTTTGGCTACCGGAGTAGTAGTAAGCGATGTATTGCCTTCACAAGTACAATTTGTATCTTCCAGTGGCGGCACTTATTCTCCGGGAACAGGCGAATGGAATGTAGGTAATTTGGCAGTAAATCAAACCAAAACACTTACAATTACCGTAACAGTAATTGCCGAAGGTGATATTTACAACAAAGCCGAAGTAAGTGAAATGGATCAAACAGATATTGACTCTGAGCCGGGCAACTTAGGTGATGCTCCTGCAGAAGATGATGAAGATGATTATCCATTAACAAGCGTAGGTATTGTGGATTTAGAATTGCAAAAAGATGTAAATCAATCGGTAGTGGGAGTAGGTGATGAAGTAACTTATACTATCACACTTACCAACCAAGGTCCTTCTGATGCTACCGGTGTAACTGTATCAGACCAATTGCCTGCTCAATTGCAATATGTATCTTCCGATGCTACGCAAGGTACATTCAGTGGCAGCACTTGGAATGTGGGCGATTTGAATGCCGGCAAAACAGTTACTTTAGAAATTACAGCTTTGGTGCTTCAACCGGGCGACATTATCAATATTGCACAAGTAGAAACCGTGGATCAAGAAGATGAAGATTCTACTCCGGGCAACGATGTGCCTACTGAAGACGACCAAGATGACGCACCTTTAGAAGCCAAACAAATTGATTTGGAATTAACCAAAACTGCAAATGCTACTGTAGTAAATGTAGGAGATACTTTTGATTACACAATTACTGTAAGCAATGAAGGACCTTCTGATGCTACCGGCGTGAGCGTATTGGATAATTTGCCAAGCGAAGTTCAATATGTTTCTTCTACAAGTTCTGTCGGTGCTTACAATACCAATACAGGTATTTGGACAATCGGCGATTTAGCTGTGAACGGCGAAGCTACTTTAACCGTAAAAGTAAAAGTATTGGAAGCTGGTTCGTTTAAAAATGTAGCACAAGTAGCAACAGCTAACGAACCGGATATTGACTCAACTCCTAATAACGACAATGGTGACCAAAGTGAAGATGACGAAGATGCCGTTCCGGTAGAAGGTGCTGCCGCCGACTTATCATTAGATAAATCGGTAAATGCAACGACCGTAGGTATCGGCGAAAACTTTGTTTATACTTTGGTAGTAACCAACGATGGTCCTTCTGCTGCAACAGGCGTGGAAGTAACCGACCAATTACCTGCTGAGGTACAATATGTAAGTGCTGACGGTACTTACAATGCTACTACAGGCGTTTGGACAGTTGGAAACGTAGCCGTAGGAGAATCTAAAACATTGAACATCACTGTAAAAATGTTGGTAGAAGCTGACGGTATCGTAAACTATGCCGAAATTACCAACTCCGACCAACCGGACACAGACTCAGAACCCAATAACGATAGCAATACCGAAGATGATGACGACCAAGTTATTATTGGTGGTATCGCCGCCGATTTGGAATTGGATAAAGTAGTAGATAAGTCAATAGTAAACTTAGGTGATACCGTTCGTTTTACTATTTTGGTAGAAAATAACGGTGGTGCCAATGCTACCGGAAGTTACAGTACTTGA